The Streptomyces pactum genome contains a region encoding:
- a CDS encoding ankyrin repeat domain-containing protein: MSEAPDPEVVELATKIFDLARQGRTEELVAYVDAGVPANLTNDRGDSLVMLAAYHGHAEAVRALLARGAEVDRVNDRGQTPLAGAAFKGETEVTRALLEAGADPTAGTPSAVDTARMFARTELLELFGAQ, encoded by the coding sequence ATGAGTGAAGCCCCCGACCCGGAGGTCGTGGAGCTGGCGACCAAGATCTTCGATCTGGCCCGGCAGGGCCGGACCGAGGAACTGGTGGCGTATGTGGACGCCGGGGTCCCCGCCAATCTCACCAACGACCGCGGCGACTCCCTCGTCATGCTCGCCGCCTACCACGGCCACGCGGAAGCGGTGCGCGCGCTGCTGGCCCGTGGCGCCGAGGTCGACCGCGTCAACGACCGGGGTCAGACGCCGCTCGCCGGTGCCGCCTTCAAGGGTGAAACGGAAGTGACCAGGGCGCTTCTGGAGGCGGGCGCGGATCCGACCGCCGGTACGCCGTCGGCCGTCGACACGGCGCGGATGTTCGCCCGGACAGAGCTGCTGGAGCTGTTCGGCGCCCAGTGA